The genomic DNA AACTAAAAGCAAGCAAATCATATACCGGAATAAAGGAAAAAAACTTTATATCTAAAAAAATTCATAATAATTGAATTGACATGAACAATTATGTTATAATGAAATATAAGTTTTTTTGGCAAAATTAATATTTTAACAATTATTTAATCAAAATGAAAAGGAGTATATGAAAAATGATATCTGTCATATTGGCGGCCGGCAAGGGGACCAGAATGAAATCTGAACTCCCCAAGGTAATACATAAGGTCAATGGTGTACCAATGCTGCAAAAAGTTTCTGATGTACTTGAAAAAACAGGAGTACACAAAAAAATATTCATTCTGGGACATATGAAAGAAAAGGTTTTGTCTGTAATGGGTGATATTGATTACATTGAGCAGGATGAACAACTGGGAACAGGACATGCGGTTCTTATAGCAAAAGATGAAATATTAAAAAGTAAGGATAACGTTCTTATTACATATGGTGATTCACCATTAATTAAAGCTGAGACCTTGAGAAAAATGGAGGAAAAATTTCTGAAGGACAGCCTTGATTGTATACTATTATCATGTGAAGTAAACGATCCTTTCGGATATGGCAGAATAATACTTAACGAAAAAGAGCAGATAATTGACATAATAGAGGAAAAAGAGGCCTCTGATGAAATAAAAGAAATAAAAGAAATAAATGTAGGTGTCTATATTTTCAGATATGATAGTCTGGTGGATGCTTTAGACAAGATAGATAACAAAAATGAAAAAGGGGAGTATTATCTTCCTGATGCAATAAAAATACTTGTTAACGGCGGAGGAAAAGTAGAAAGCTACAAAATTTTTGATGAAACAGAGATTCTGGGTGTAAATTCAAAAGCACAGCTGGCAATAGCCGGAAGAATTCTTAAAAACAGAAAAAATGAAGAGTTAATGGATGAAGGTGTAATACTTATTGATCCTGAAACTTCATATATAGAAGATAATGTAGAAATAGGTCAGGATACAGTAATATATCCCAGTACTGTAATTCAGGGAAAGACTAAAATAGGGAATAACTGCATTATATATTCAAATACGCGTATAATTGACTCAAATATAGGGAATAACATCACAATCGAAGCTTCTCTGGTAGAGGAAACAGTTGTGGAGGATTATGCAACGGTAGGACCGTTTGCACATTTAAGACCGAAAACAGTTCTGAAGGAAAGAGCTCATGTTGGGAATTTTGTAGAAGTAAAAAATTCGGTTTTGGAAAAAGGTGTTAAAGCAGGTCATCTAACATATATTGGTGATGCTGAGATAGGTCAGAATACTAATATAGGGGCGGGAACCATTACATGTAATTATGACGGACAAAAGAAACATAAAGTCAAAATAGGGGAAGATTCTTTTATTGGAAGCGATTCTATAATAGTAGCTCCGGTAAATATAGGTAAAAATGCAGTAACAGCTGCAGGATCGGTAATAACAGAAGATGTAAATGATAATCAAATAGCTTTTGGAAGGGCAAGACAAATAAATAAAGAAAGAGGGAAGGATTAATGGAAAAAGATTTTCAAATCTATGCTGGGTCTTCAAGCAAAGCTTTGGCAAGACAGATAGCTCAGAAATTAGGTGTAGAACTGGGCTCGGTAGATTTAATCAAATTTGCGGACGGGGAGACATTTGCAAAAGTTAATCAAAGTGTGAGAGGATGTATGGTTTTCATAGTTCAGTCGACTTCAAAACCAGTAAATGAGAGCATAATGGAGCTTTTGATCTTTATGGATTCATTAAAAAGAGCATCTGCCGCTGAGATAATCCCGGTAATACCTTATTACGGATATGCCAGACAAGACAGGAAGGCAAGTCCGAGAGAGCCGATTACATCGAAACTTATTGCTGATATTTTAACAGTAGCGGGAGCCTCAAGAGTGGTGACTATGGATCTGCATGCAAGGCAGATACAGGGATTCTTTGATATTCCGGTGGATCACATGGAAGCACTCCCTATTCTGGCGAAATATTTCATTAAAAATGAACTTGTGGGTGATGATATCGTAGTAGTGTCGCCTGATGTAGGCGGGGTAAAAAGAGCAAGAAGTCTGGCTAAATGGCTTCATGCACCACTTGCGATAATTGATAAGAGAAGAGCTAAAGCCAATGTATCTGAAGTTATGAATATAATCGGAGATGTGGCCGGGAAAAAAGCTATACTTATCGATGACATGATAGACACAGCAGGAACTATATGCAATGCTGCGTATGCTCTTAAAGAAAAAGGAGCTACTGAGGTATTTGCTTGTGCTACACATGCAATTTTATCTGATCCGGCAGTAGAAAGACTAAAAGCTGCTCCGTTTAACAAAGTAATAGTAACAGATACAATAGAACTGCCTGATAATAAAAGATTTGAAAATCTGGAAATATTATCTACAGATACTATGTTCTCAGAAACAATCAAAAGAATAGTAAATGATCAGGCGATAAGTGACTTATTTGAGCTTCCTCATGAATAAACAGAAAATAAGTGAAGAGTCGGTTCAAGAAATAGTAAGCTGTCTAAAAAATAACGGGATAGCAATCTTTCCTACAGATACAGTGTATGGAATAGGGGCAGTATACAATAATCCCGAAGGGATAGACAGAATCTATGAAGCAAAACAGAGGGACAGAAGTAAACCAATAATAGCGTTAATAAGTGATATTTCTCATCTTCATAAATTAATCAGCTTTGAAGAAGAAGATCTGGGGAATATTTCAGAAATAATGAAAAAATACTGGCCGGGAGAGCTGACTATTGTATTTGATAACAGCAAGTATAATGTAGCGGAAGATAATACAATAGGTGTAAGAATTCCCGGTGACGAGATACTGTTGAGGATAATAGAATCCTGCGGAGGAATAGTGTTTACTACCAGTGCAAATATATCCGGGGAAAAATCACCTGTAAAAACCCAGGATATATCTTATGACATTTTAGAAAAAACAGATTTTATATTAGACGGCGGAACTATATTAAATGGTGTTCCGTCGACTGTAATAAAATATTCGGCAGGAAAGATAAGTGTCTTGAGGGAGGGGAATATAAAGACCGGAGAAATTTTAAAATTATTTATGAGAAGGGCAGAGAAAAAATGAAAAGACAAGCAGTAAACCCAAGTGCTGTAGATGCTATGGCAGCAAGGACACAAAATAAAGCAGCTTCACTTATACAAAAAATAGGCAGAGGGAAAAGAAATCTAAAGGTAGAGCTGAGCAGAGGAAATATGAAATATCTTGCCAAGCTGGTAAAAGAGATGAAAAAACAGATGCTTCCATATGAAAAACAGGCTTCTAATGTATTTACATTTTTAAATTATCTGGAAAAAGAAGCACAATCAAAGAGTAAAAAGATTACTTTAACTCTATCATATGAAGAACTGGACTTTTTAAAAATGCAGGTAAGAGAGTCTACAAAAGCAGTGGAAGAATTAAAGCAAAATTTGAAATGGCACAATATGATCAAAAAGATAGTATACGGACTTCTTGTTAAGCAAAATAAATACTTTCTGGAAGAATTATCAAAATAATAATCTTTGAATAATAAAATTAAAAGGCGGGGGAACATGGGGGACAATTTTAGAATTCATAACGGAAAACCGGGTATTATAGAAAGTGTAAACCGGATAATTCGTGATGCAACAACAAAGCATGCAAGTGATATACACATAGATATTAACAGCAGAGAGTTTAACATCCGCTACAGAATAGACGGTGTTTTGGAAAAAGCAGAAAAATTTTCATTTGATAATGAAAAGCTTGAAGTCATTTCAAGGATAAAGATCATTTCCGGAATGAATATAGCAGAGAAAAGACTTCCGCAGGATGGGAGTATCAATATCGTGATAAATAATCGAAAATACGATATAAGAGTATCTTCTCTGCCAACTGTTGATGGTGAAAGCCTTGTGTTAAGGATTCTTCAAAATGAAGAGAAAATAACGGATTTTGAGTCTTTGGGTTTTAGAGGCAAGAGTTTTTCCAATATAAAAAAATTAATTAATAAAAATCATGGATTAGTATTAATAAGCGGACCAACGGGTTCGGGAAAAACAACTACATTATTTTCCATAATAAATAAGCTTAATGATAAGAGTAAAAAAATAATTACTGTAGAAGATCCTGTAGAAAAAAAATTAAAAGGGATAACACAGATTCAGGTGAAAGAGAAGATAGGACTGACTTTTCTTGAAGGCTTAAAGCACGTACTTCGTAATGATCCGGATATTATAGTAATAGGTGAGATAAGGGATAAAGAAACTGCTGAAATTGCAGTTAAATCTGCGTTGACAGGACATTTGGTAATTGCTACTATACATACCAATGATTCATTGTCAACTATTTTTAGATTAATGGATATGGGAATTCCTGAGTACTTGATTTTAAATTCCCTGAACGGGGTGATTGCACAAAGGCTTGTCAGAAAAATATGTGTGAAATGCTGTGGTCAGTCCTGTCCTTCGTGTAATTCCGGATACAGCGGGAGAATAAATATAAATGAAATTCTTGTTTTTGATGACGGGGTACATGAATTATTCAGAAAAACAAATTCATTGGGAGAAATCAAAAATAAAATCAAAGAAACCGGATTTCGGGATATGCTGGATGATGCCCTTGAAAAAGAGAAAGAAAAAATAATAAACAAAGAAGAAATATTCAGAGTTTTAGGAGAATTGCAATGACAAAACTATCAGTATATGATTTCGATAAAACTATATATAATGGAGAAACTTTAAATGATTTTTACAGATTTTATCTGATAAAAAAACCTTGGAAAATTTATACTGTAATCTTTCAGTTATGGTATTTTTTGTTATATGTATTAAAAATAATAAATCTGGAGAAACTAAAGGAGAATTTTTTACGTTTCTTGAACGGAGAAAATACAGGTGAGTTAAAAAAACTAATAAGGGAATTTTGGAAAAAAAAAGAGAGTAAAATAAATCTCTGGGTAAAAGATGAAATACTAAAAAATAAAAAAGAAACAGAAATTTTAGTGGCAATATCTGCATCTCCGACATTTTTAATAATTGACAGATTAAGATTAATGGGATTTGATGTGGTAATAGGTACAGATTTTTTATTTGAGAGTACGAAATTTCATTCACATATAACAAGTAAAAACTGTAAAAATTATGAAAAAGTGAAAAGACTGGACAAGTGGGCAGAAGATAACAATATCCAGTATGATATAGTGAATTTTTATTCTGATAGTATAGCGGATAAACCTCTTTTTGATCTTGCAGAACACAAATACTGGATAAAAAAAGGAATATTGAAAAATGGGATGCCGCAAAAGAAAACCCTCATTGATAAATTATTCTGGAAATAGTCACAGTACGAGCCTGTAGCTGATTATAACACTACTAAAAGGGTTGCAAAGCCCAAAAAAATATGATATAATTACACATAAAATTTAATGAAATTGTAGGAGGAGAATTACAAATGGCAAAAGCTAAATTCGAAAGAAGCAAACCACACGTAAACGTGGGAACAATCGGTCACGTAGATCACGGAAAAAACAACAACAACAGCAGCAATATCAAAAGTATTATCGGATAAAGGACTGGCTCAAAAAGTAGATTTTGAAAATATTGACCAGGCACCTGAAGAAAAGAGAAAAGAGGAAATAACAATAAATACAGCTCACATAGAGTATGAAACAGAAGCAAGACACTACGCACACGTAGACTGTCCAGGCCATGCGGATTATGTAAAGAACATGATAACAGGAGCAGCACAAATGGATGGAGCAATCTTAGTAGTATCAGCAGCTGACGGTCCAATGCCTCAGACAAGAGAACATATCCTGCTTGCAAGACAGGTTGGAGTTCCTTATATCGTAGTATACTTAAACAAAGTAGATATGGTAGATGACGAAGAATTATTGGAATTAGTAGAAATGGAAGTAAGAGAATTACTAACAGAGTATGGATTCCCTGGAGACGATATACCAGTAATACAAGGATCATCATTAGGAGCGTTAAACGGAGAAGAAAAATGGATAGATGCAATAATGGAATTAATGAATGCAGTGGATTCATACATACCAACACCTGAAAGACCGGTAGATCAGCCGTTCCTATTACCAATAGAGGATGTATTTACTATAACAGGAAGAGGAACAGTAGTAACAGGAAGAGTAGAAAGAGGAAAAGTTAATGTTGGAGAAGAAGTAGAGATCATAGGAATAAGACCTACAACAAAGACAACAGTAACAGGAGTAGAAATGTTCAGAAAGTTATTAGATTCAGGAGAAGCAGGAGATAATATCGGAGCATTATTAAGAGGAACAAAGAAAGAGGATGTGGAAAGAGGACAGGTACTAGCTAAGCCGGGATCAATAACACCACATACTAACTTTAAATCAGAAGTATATGTATTGACAAAAGAAGAAGGCGGAAGACATACACCATTCTTTACAGGATACAGACCGCAGTTCTATTTCAGAACGACAGATATAACAGGAATGGTAAATCTGCCAGAAGGTATTGAAATGGTAATGCCTGGAGATAACATAGAAATGACAGTAGAATTAATCCACCCAATAGCAATGGAAGAAGGATTAAGATTCGCCATCAGAGAAGGCGGAAGAACAGTTGCTTCTGGTGTAGTTGCTACTATAACTAAGTAGTGAACTGTATAAATTTACATAAAAGTATTTACATATGAGGAATTATGTGGTATAAATAAGTGATATAAAATTTAAAATATTGTGGAGGTAAATTAAATGAAAAAATTATTCGGGTTATTAGCTTTAATGACAGTTATATCGGGTGTATCTGTCGCTGACGATTTTACTAATTTAAGTATTGATTCTCACTGGAGAAGCTTACATAGTGGTCGGACTACTAATGAAGCAATGAGAAATAGAACTCACATGACTGGTCAGGAAATGAGAAATGAGTTTACTGGAAAATTAACTTTAGATGATGAGTGGCAAGGATTAAGCTTTAACTTTGATTTTTTAAAGAAAGATTTTTATAATAGTAAAGGTAAACATCAAGGAAATGGTTGGGATAATGATGTATATTTCTCAAAAGATTTCTCAAAAGGTCCATTTGTTGGAGATATGAAATTAGGATGGAAATATGAAGGATATACTGATTCAGGACATGGTAATGAATTTTATTTTGGACCAACTGTAGGGTTTAAATTACTAGGACAAGAAGGAACTTTCTCAGCTCAGTTTGTATACTATAATGATGTAAACAGCCAAAAAGATTTTGGACCAAGTATTGTAGAAGAAAAAGTATACAATAGACACTATAAAGATACTGGTACAGAAGGAATCGGAGGAAACTTTGATTTTAACTTCAATGGAACTATCTTAGAAGGAAGATTCGGAACAGTTTCTTATAATTTAGATCTTAAAAACCATTTAAGAGATGCTACTAATACAAAAACTACAACTTCAGATGGTAGAAATACAGTATACTTAGATTATGATGGAGTAATTTCATATGACTCACCTAGATTCTACGGATTTGGTGTTGGATTAGACATTGAAAATGAATATGAAATGCAAACAGGTAATGGATGGTATAATAATGGGTTCTATTTAAGTCCAAAAGCTTCATTTAAGCACACTTTCGATACTTCACTTGGAAAAATTGGTGTAATGCCTTATGTTAAATGGGATGCAATTGATCAACAAAGAGGAGAATTTGCTGAAAGTGATGATACTTATTCAGGATATGGAGATACTAAGTTAAGAGCAGGATTAAACATATCATTAGACAGAAACTAATTATAATTATATAAAACAGGCTGAAAAGCCTGTTTTTTTGTAAAGTTTTTTGAATTATGAAAATTGGATAATGGTTATTATGGCATTATAAGTGTGGTGAAAAAAGTAAAAAAATTGCATAAGTGAAAATTCAATAGTATCATGTTTTTAAAAGAAAACAATATAAAAGGAATTTTACTTATGCGAAGTAATTATAGATATTTAGAGTAAAATGTTGAAGAGGTGAAAAATTTGACATATGTCATGTTGAAGCACTCAGGATTGATATAAGAGCAGTTTGCTGCCAAAAAAAGCGCTGAAACCTCTAAATTAAATGTAAGCTGGATAAAGAAGTTATGGAAGAATATAATGAAAATAAAGGTAACAATAGGTATTCTATAAGATAAAAATTTAATATATTCAAAAAACTGATTCAATTATGGTTTTCATTTTATATAGATTGTTTTTAGTCTGCTTATTGATAGAGAACTATAATTATAAAAAGAGTTATTATAAACTAAAAAAGCTATAGGAGTTAAAAGTTTTAGCGAGAGTGGTATTACAAAATTAATTACAGGAGGAAAAAGAAAAGTATGTCTGTGAAGAATTATGAAGTATATAAAGAAAAGACAGATAATAAAAATAAGAAAACAATATTTTTAGATACAATTGTATAAAAAAATCAGGCCTACCAAACCTGATTTTAAATAAAAAATTATTATTATCTTCTCTAGCGTATTTATCATACAATTTTTTATTTAGAAAAAACTTATAATAAACTTAGAAAAATCTTTGTTAATTAATTTTTGATGATTATAAAAAGTAAAAAATAGAATAATTGTAATTTTTATAAATTTGTATAGCTCAATTTAATAAAATTGTATATATTATTAAAAATGCACTGTATATTAGAATATTACATTTTGAATATAATATGATATATATAATATTAGGAAATATAGTACAATGGAAAATATTTTATTTTAAATTAGATTTTATTTGACATAGAGTGGAAAAATGATAAAATATAATATATAAAATTGGAATGAAAAGGAGAAGAATTTTGGCTGGAAATAGAATAGTTTGTGAAAAGAACAATGTAGATTACATAACTGTACGTAAAGCAATGTCTCAGGGAGCAAGAACAAAGGAAGAGATGAAGGAAACTGCGGGTGTCTGCCTTGAATGTGATAGCTGTAAAAGCGAATTAGATCAAATACTCAGCTCTGTGTGCGGATGTAAAAATGTATCACTGGAAGCTGTAATAAATGCTGTGAAACTTGGAGCAGCAACAGTTGACGAAGTAGGGCAGGCAACTGGTGCAGGGATAGACTGTGGAAGATGTAAAATTTTAGTAGAAAATATTATCGAGATAGGAAGATAGAATAGAAAATATCATTTTAACTAAAAATTTTAGTAATGTCTGATATTTTATTTTTGGAAACATATTTCATTATGAGCAGAATGAAGTTATATTGTAAATTTTCTGCTCATTTTTTATTGGATTCTAAAATATGAAATAATAAGATATATAATTTACTAATGTACTTAAAGATGATAAAATATAAATGTTGATTTGAAATTATTATGAAAGGTAATGATATGGGGAACAATATTACATACTGGAAGCAGGGGGTCAAAGACGGGGTTCCAATATGTCTGGGATATCTGGCAGTATCTTTTACATTTGGAATCGCAGCAAGAAATACTGGATTGACAGCTTTTCAGTCTTCATTAATGTCTGCAACAAATTACACATCAGCAGGACAGTTTTCTGCAATAGGTCTGATAGGAGTGTCAGCTTTATATTTTGAAATGGCTGTAACACAGCTTATAATTAATTTACGTTACTGTCTGATGTCATGCGCCTTATCGCAAAAGCTTAAAGAGAAAACTCCATTAATACATAAGTTTATTATGGCTTTTGGGATTACTGATGAAATTTTTGGAATATCAGTATGCAATGATGGAAAATTAAATCCTTTTTATATATATGGTGCAATGAGTGTAGCAATGCCCGGGTGGATTTTGGGAACATTTTTAGGAGTTATTTCGGGTGATATTCTGCCATTGGGAATTATAAGTACTTTAAGTGTGGCACTTTATGCTATGTTTATAGCAGTTATTATACCGCCTGCTAGAGGAAACAGAATATTAGCCGGTCTTATTACATTATCTATGATTTCAAGCCTTATTTTTTCGAAAATCCGGATTTTATCAGTAATATCACCAGGATTTAAGATTATTATTCTTACTATACTGATAGCTGGAGCTGCAACTGTAATTTTTCCGCTGAAGGAG from Sebaldella termitidis ATCC 33386 includes the following:
- the glmU gene encoding bifunctional UDP-N-acetylglucosamine diphosphorylase/glucosamine-1-phosphate N-acetyltransferase GlmU, which encodes MISVILAAGKGTRMKSELPKVIHKVNGVPMLQKVSDVLEKTGVHKKIFILGHMKEKVLSVMGDIDYIEQDEQLGTGHAVLIAKDEILKSKDNVLITYGDSPLIKAETLRKMEEKFLKDSLDCILLSCEVNDPFGYGRIILNEKEQIIDIIEEKEASDEIKEIKEINVGVYIFRYDSLVDALDKIDNKNEKGEYYLPDAIKILVNGGGKVESYKIFDETEILGVNSKAQLAIAGRILKNRKNEELMDEGVILIDPETSYIEDNVEIGQDTVIYPSTVIQGKTKIGNNCIIYSNTRIIDSNIGNNITIEASLVEETVVEDYATVGPFAHLRPKTVLKERAHVGNFVEVKNSVLEKGVKAGHLTYIGDAEIGQNTNIGAGTITCNYDGQKKHKVKIGEDSFIGSDSIIVAPVNIGKNAVTAAGSVITEDVNDNQIAFGRARQINKERGKD
- a CDS encoding ribose-phosphate diphosphokinase codes for the protein MEKDFQIYAGSSSKALARQIAQKLGVELGSVDLIKFADGETFAKVNQSVRGCMVFIVQSTSKPVNESIMELLIFMDSLKRASAAEIIPVIPYYGYARQDRKASPREPITSKLIADILTVAGASRVVTMDLHARQIQGFFDIPVDHMEALPILAKYFIKNELVGDDIVVVSPDVGGVKRARSLAKWLHAPLAIIDKRRAKANVSEVMNIIGDVAGKKAILIDDMIDTAGTICNAAYALKEKGATEVFACATHAILSDPAVERLKAAPFNKVIVTDTIELPDNKRFENLEILSTDTMFSETIKRIVNDQAISDLFELPHE
- a CDS encoding L-threonylcarbamoyladenylate synthase encodes the protein MNKQKISEESVQEIVSCLKNNGIAIFPTDTVYGIGAVYNNPEGIDRIYEAKQRDRSKPIIALISDISHLHKLISFEEEDLGNISEIMKKYWPGELTIVFDNSKYNVAEDNTIGVRIPGDEILLRIIESCGGIVFTTSANISGEKSPVKTQDISYDILEKTDFILDGGTILNGVPSTVIKYSAGKISVLREGNIKTGEILKLFMRRAEKK
- a CDS encoding GspE/PulE family protein, whose translation is MGDNFRIHNGKPGIIESVNRIIRDATTKHASDIHIDINSREFNIRYRIDGVLEKAEKFSFDNEKLEVISRIKIISGMNIAEKRLPQDGSINIVINNRKYDIRVSSLPTVDGESLVLRILQNEEKITDFESLGFRGKSFSNIKKLINKNHGLVLISGPTGSGKTTTLFSIINKLNDKSKKIITVEDPVEKKLKGITQIQVKEKIGLTFLEGLKHVLRNDPDIIVIGEIRDKETAEIAVKSALTGHLVIATIHTNDSLSTIFRLMDMGIPEYLILNSLNGVIAQRLVRKICVKCCGQSCPSCNSGYSGRININEILVFDDGVHELFRKTNSLGEIKNKIKETGFRDMLDDALEKEKEKIINKEEIFRVLGELQ
- a CDS encoding HAD-IB family hydrolase, with product MTKLSVYDFDKTIYNGETLNDFYRFYLIKKPWKIYTVIFQLWYFLLYVLKIINLEKLKENFLRFLNGENTGELKKLIREFWKKKESKINLWVKDEILKNKKETEILVAISASPTFLIIDRLRLMGFDVVIGTDFLFESTKFHSHITSKNCKNYEKVKRLDKWAEDNNIQYDIVNFYSDSIADKPLFDLAEHKYWIKKGILKNGMPQKKTLIDKLFWK
- a CDS encoding (2Fe-2S)-binding protein; the encoded protein is MAGNRIVCEKNNVDYITVRKAMSQGARTKEEMKETAGVCLECDSCKSELDQILSSVCGCKNVSLEAVINAVKLGAATVDEVGQATGAGIDCGRCKILVENIIEIGR
- a CDS encoding AzlC family ABC transporter permease — translated: MKGNDMGNNITYWKQGVKDGVPICLGYLAVSFTFGIAARNTGLTAFQSSLMSATNYTSAGQFSAIGLIGVSALYFEMAVTQLIINLRYCLMSCALSQKLKEKTPLIHKFIMAFGITDEIFGISVCNDGKLNPFYIYGAMSVAMPGWILGTFLGVISGDILPLGIISTLSVALYAMFIAVIIPPARGNRILAGLITLSMISSLIFSKIRILSVISPGFKIIILTILIAGAATVIFPLKEEEYEG